Proteins encoded by one window of Lycium barbarum isolate Lr01 chromosome 11, ASM1917538v2, whole genome shotgun sequence:
- the LOC132620101 gene encoding glycosyltransferase BC10-like, with protein MSDEELLLKASMVEFSHKYVPKIAFMFLTPGPSPLAALWDMLFNGHQGLYSINVHPHPSYNDSHVPHTSVFYGRTIPSQPVYWGTITMIDAERRLLANAHFSNQRFVLLSDSCIPLFNFTIIYNHLLGSNLSFLASYDDPRKPGRGRYNHLMWPDIAIEQWRKGSQWFEIQRDLAAKIVSDHKFYPVFQKHCQTPCCNEEHYLPTLVNILYPEINSNSTITWVDWSRGGPHPRKFGWHDITDEFLNQIRFGTECMYNGNISTTICYLFARKFMPDALEPLLRVAPVVLGLHLHP; from the exons ATGAGTGATGAGGAGTTATTATTGAAAGCATCTATGGTAGAATTTTCACACAAATATGTCCCAAAAATAGCATTCATGTTTTTGACACCAGGGCCATCGCCACTTGCTGCTTTGTGGGACATGCTCTTTAATGGTCATCAAGGATTGTATTCAATAAATGTTCATCCGCATCCTTCTTATAATGATTCTCATGTGCCTCACACTTCTGTCTTCTATGGGAGAACAATACCTAGCCAG CCAGTTTACTGGGGCACTATAACCATGATAGACGCAGAAAGGAGACTTCTAGCAAACGCTCACTTCTCGAATCAAAGATTTGTACTACTCTCGGATTCATGCATCCCACTATTCAATTTCACCATCATATACAATCACCTTCTCGGGTCAAACTTAAGCTTCTTAGCCTCGTACGACGATCCTCGAAAACCTGGCCGCGGCCGATACAACCACCTGATGTGGCCGGACATAGCAATTGAACAATGGCGAAAAGGGTCCCAGTGGTTCGAAATTCAACGGGACCTCGCTGCGAAAATTGTTTCCGATCACAAGTTTTACCCTGTTTTTCAAAAACATTGTCAAACTCCTTGTTGCAACGAGGAACATTATTTGCCAACTTTAGTGAACATTTTATATCCTGAGATAAATTCTAACAGCACAATCACTTGGGTTGATTGGTCAAGGGGTGGCCCTCATCCTAGGAAATTTGGATGGCATGATATTACAGACGAGTTTTTGAATCAAATTCGATTTGGCACTGAATGTATGTATAATGGGAATATTAGTACAACTATTTGTTATCTCTTTGCTAGGAAATTTATGCCGGATGCATTGGAGCCCTTGTTGCGGGTTGCGCCCGTGGTCCTTGGATTACATTTACATCCTTAA